A genomic window from Plasmodium malariae genome assembly, chromosome: 10 includes:
- the PmUG01_10036700 gene encoding conserved Plasmodium protein, unknown function, with protein MMNDSEILDLERIQNKILNKKEEYDYSFIINIVLLIIHVFLYIKLISIYYTYSNDEFINCFNQTLSYTLQNKYVSFSDIGIIQNNLSKINSMCNYEKINYSRFQKKSPLKYSLQFYNKNANTYIDYIISFNHLFNSAIFKEQTSISVTHYYYWTEWLLYILFNLFTFTVIYRDWEKKKTKKNIFQISIVALINLNILYQQFIDSIEYNSFHEKTLELLIYLYYLFLILNVLKASSKLCTLFIIPIKIIKQTIQYNCVLLAFLLSFLLFIIINYFSNDENFNSYFNSVYTFSDSSKYKNEFIYNFLFVLIFNFFFIPMIIIVSTATIFLVIYSYSDLFNFKPLNNPLWAKPKKYFFLLREDKKIASIELGEEKNDKKDGNYGDVGNNDNEENYENVDNYDNLEHYEDVEKSIRIDILKISNMFIFSLFLIVFVLKIFFDRNSFSHINANYAKLLKEPFITETNEEKSFDNFTHSSEYLEYLNSIVINNIMRNKKNLKNKKLFELESDFRENNIFVYENFFHIFPYDLYVKLSEGGKVLEEVTVDNPLLSDEPDTKKGELNQYKDLFDDKNGVVKYCNAYSVLYNFEHNLFVLINVSYSIQNNEQFRKKKEIFVQEINEFNNTNYRSKLIILILLLIITLSYSFSIMHLLYYVRNKFLLCFYVCFFIICILFFIFNFMTLQSVSNSNDYVDHIKNRNISDTFSVNKLDKFKSLINNLLRIKVCKFYGNLFSYIILVVVILKIYIFFFINYFTVFVKYKYYFFFITASIFFFVLLMSLLSSGAFFCFSKNFLTWVMLYYHIQTSETFSAYEVFNKFLFFFFLFYITSIYLFIFLKESEQNVKIKLNKNNEYILPFDDMIINDQDIFLYYKAVLYSLDKTFEKVRILKEKYEICQIINQQVQWYNHYCYQQFMQNNFLHSQPNLVNFYDYSMNGAHGISDELYNNQLPNRSVKKLEMRSQRMNDIKMDDQMISNNVTNGEKEDRKESTDKYIPENKNGMAITADKMEHTGIAENSLGNYLQDYNELTIALAVENMKLFFTKLLKAKYDFNFLHEKSAYSESNVQNGNNGKMRLINLIKRGMYDKNSVQKKERKKKKKRSQLKQMLNDLNIDLGYIENIKLSFTYILFLKIKRHILIHNINQLNSTKKDLKTEYQNKILYKSHLFNLQKKLSDDINEMEKSILLRNKLKSTVIHVIKDETFHKKQEDQKEKQDNHSEEEMKSDGGVFGKPI; from the exons ATGATGAACGATAGCGAAATTTTAGATCTTGAAAGAattcaaaacaaaatattaaataaaaaggaagaataCGACTATTcctttataataaatatagtttTATTAATCATCCATGTATTtttgtacataaaattaattagtaTATACTACACTTATAGTAATGATGAATTTATAAACTGCTTTAATCAAACATTATCTTATAccttacaaaataaatatgtctCTTTTAGCGATATAGGAATAATccaaaataatttatcaaaaataaatagcatgtgcaattatgaaaaaataaattattccaGATTTCAGAAGAAAAGTCCGCTTAAATATTCCttacaattttataataaaaatgctaACACGTATATAG attatataatttcatttaatcatttatttaattcggCAATTTTTAAAGAACAAACAAGTATAAGCGTTACGCATTATTACTACTGGACTGAATGgttactatatattttattcaacCTCTTCACATTTACAGTAATATATAGGGACtgggagaaaaaaaa gacaaaaaaaaatatatttcagaTAAGCATAGTTGCACTTATCAATTTAAACATCCTCTACCAGCAGTTTATAG ACTCAATAGAATATAATTCCTTCCATGAAAAGACCCTTGAACTGTTAATATACTTgtattatctttttctaaTCCTAAATGTACTTAAAGCGTCTTCAAAACTTTGTACATTGTTTATTATtccaataaaaataataaagcaaACAATCCAATACAACTGTGTACTTTTAGCATTTCTTCTTagttttttacttttcataattattaactACTTTTCAA atgatgaaaattttaacagCTACTTTAATTCAGTATACACCTTTTCAGACTCTtcgaaatataaaaatgaattcatttacaatttcctttttgtattaatttttaacttcTTCTTTATACCGATGATTATTATCGTATCCACAGCtacaatatttttagttatatatagtTACAGTGACCTTTTTA aTTTTAAACCGCTAAATAACCCCCTGTGGGCCAAACCAAAGAAGTATTTCTTTCTCTTGAGGgaggataaaaaaatt GCATCAATAGAATTAGGAGAAGAAAAGAATGACAAAAAGGATGGCAACTATGGCGATGTAGggaataatgataatgaggAAAATTACGAAAATGTGGATAATTACGATAATTTAGAGCATTACGAAGACGTGGAAAAAAGTATAAGAATAGACATTctaaaaatttcaaatatgttcattttttccctATTTTTGATTGTATTCGTTCTGAAGATATTCTTTGATCGAAATTCATTCTCTCATATTAATGCAAATTATGCAAAGTTATTAAAAGAACCCTTCATAACTGAAACGAATGAG GAAAAATCTTTTGACAATTTTACACATTCTTCCGAATATTTggaatatttaaattcaattgtaataaataacataatgAGGAATAagaagaatttaaaaaataaaaaattgtttgaGCTTGAATCTGATTTCAGggaaaacaatatatttgtatatgagaatttttttcatatttttccttatgacttatatgtaaaattaagCGAAGGGGGAAAAG tGTTAGAAGAAGTAACAGTGGATAACCCTTTGCTATCGGACGAACCTGACACAA AAAAAGGAGAATTAAATCAGTATAAGGACTTGTTTGACGACAAAAATGGAGTTGTAAAATACTGCAATGCTTATTCTGTACTTTACAACTTTGAACACAACTTGTTTGTGTTAATAAAC gTGTCATATAGCATTCAAAATAATGAAcagttcagaaaaaaaaaagaaatatttgtGCAGGAAATTAACGAATTTAATAATACGAATTACAGGagtaaattaataattttgatactccttttaattataactttAAGTTACAGTTTCTCAATAATGCACttgttatattatgttagaaataaatttttactttgtttttatgtgtgttttttcataatttgtattctcttctttatctttaattttatgacATTACAATCAGTTAGTAATTCTAATGATTATGTggatcatataaaaaatagaaatatatctGATACGTTTAGCGTGAACAAGTTAGACAAATTTAAATCCTTAATTAATAACCTGTTAAGGATAAAAGTGTGCAAGTTTTAtggaaatttattttcatatattattcttgTTGTAGtcatattgaaaatttatatctttttttttataaattattttactgtATTTGTTAAGTACAAGTATTACTTCTTCTTTATCACGGCATCCATCTTTTTCTTCGTTTTGTTGATGTCCCTGCTGA GCTCAGGTGCATTTTTCTGTTTCAGCAAAAATTTCTTAACTTGGGTTATGCTGTATTATCACATTCAGACTAGCGAAACATTTTCAGCATATGAAgtttttaacaaatttctttttttctttttcttgttttatatcacatcaatatatttatttatttttctaaaagaGAGTGaacaaaatgtaaaaattaaactaaataaaaataacgagtatattttaccttttgACGATATGATTATTAATGATCAagatatttttctttattataaagCAGTGCTATATAGTTTAGACAAAACATTTGAAAAGGTCAggattttaaaagaaaaatatgaaatatgtCAAATTATAAATCAACAAGTTCAGTGGTACAACCATTATTGCTACCAACAATTTATGCAAAATAATTTCCTGCACAGTCAGCCCAATTTGGTAAATTTTTACGACTATAGTATGAACGGCGCACATGGGATTAGCGATGAGCTGTATAACAACCAGCTTCCGAACAGGTCAGTGAAAAAATTGGAGATGAGGAGTCAGAGGATGAACGATATTAAAATGGATGATCAAATGATAAGCAACAATGTAACAAATGGTGAAAAGGAGGACAGGAAAGAGTCTACTGATAAGTATATTcctgaaaataaaaatggcaTGGCAATAACTGCGGATAAAATGGAACATACTGGCATAGCTGAAAATAGTCTAGGAAATTATTTACAAGATTACAACGAACTAACAATTGCCTTAGCTGTAGAAAACATGAAGTtgttttttacaaaattgcTTAAGGCAAAATATGATTTCAATTTTTTGCATGAAAAAAGTGCATACAGTGAGTCCAATGTGCAAAATGGGAATAATGGAAAAATGCGACTGATCAATTTAATCAAAAGGGGCATGTACGACAAAAACTCTGTacaaaagaaagaaagaaaaaaaaaaaaaaaaagaagtcaGTTGAAACAAATGCTAAATGATTTAAACATAGACTTGggatatatagaaaatataaaattatccTTCACGTATATTctctttttgaaaataaaaagacatatacttatacacAATATAAACCAGTTAAATAGCACTAAAAAAGACTTAAAGACTgaatatcaaaataaaattttatataaaagtcATTTGTTCAACTTGCAAAAAAAGCTATCTGACGATATCAACGAAATGGAAAAGAGTATTCTCCTTAGGAACAAATTGAAGAGTACCGTTATTCATGTTATAAAGGACGAAACAT TTCACAAAAAGCAGGAGGATCAAAAAGAGAAACAAGACAATCACTCCGAGGAAGAGATGAAGTCTGATGGCGGTGTATTCGGCAAACCGATATAA